CGAGACACTCGAAAAACGCGAAAAGCTCGACTCCGTTGCTCGAACTGCAACTGGACGGTCGAGTTGTGTGTTTCCTGTCCCGTCGAGAACGGTATGTCAAAAGGCGAAAAATGGACAAGACTACCAGACAGTAGTAGATATAAATCAAGAGGACCTAAGGAAGGGGCTCACCTGGCAGTCATACTATATTGCCCCAAGTATCGGCGAAATTGATGAGTTTCTCGAGAACAACGAGACAGCAAAAGAGACGATCATAGAATCTCACCCTGAGGTCTGCTTTTGGGGGCTGCTCGGTGACCAACCCAGCCACTCGAAAATGAGTGCCCAGGGAATCGGTGAGCGACTTGATGCACTCGACAGACATCTAGATGCCCCCGAGGCGGTATTCGGGCAGATCTGCCGAGACCTTGTGGGTGAGCAGACCGACATTGATCCCGATGATGTAGTGGACGCGCTCGGTCTGGCTGTCGTCGCTTGTCACTCTAGAGAGGAACTTCGGTTTCTGCCAGACGGCGAGGAGTATTGCGATGGAGTAGGAATTCCGATACAGATGGCGTACTGGAGCGAAGAGAGTTTGTTGAAACACTGAGCGACAGTCAATGACTATTGAGTGCACTAGCATTGCTGAAGCCCTCAGTTGTTGGTAAGTGTGGAAAGCCGTGCTGAATACACAGCGCGAATGCAGCAGGCGTATATCATACCCAAGTTGAGCCTATGAGTGCCGGAACTGCGGGAAAACCTTGGATGAAGAAGCGGAGCAGTGTCCTCAGTGTGGACGCGGAGAAATCGACAGCTATACTCTCGATCAGCTGGGGGAGTCCGAACTCATTCTGAAAACAACTCCGTCAAGTCCTCGATTATCTATGAATCCCCGGAGACGTACCTCTAACTGTACGAAATCATAGGGTGCGTTGGTATAGGGAACTGACTTCAAAGGCTGATTCGGCATGTCAAAAACATCAGTTTCCTCACCTGGTGTAGCCGTCACCGTCAGAACCCGTCCATCTTCAATATACTCCACACCGTGACTCTCGCTCTCCAACAGCAGTAAAGCGGTATAGTGGTCCGTGGCTTCGGTGAGAACAGGCCGATCCATAAACGAAAAATGTGCATCATCCATATCACTGCCCCGTTCGAATCTTTCATCTTCCAAAAACTGCCTGCGGTGCTCACCAGTCTGAAGAAGAACAATCGACGGATTTCTCTTCTTGACCTCGCTATCCATCTCATCGATCAGCTCTTCTATACTCTCTACAGTACGCTCCTCAAGAGTCAGCCTTCTCAATACATACTCACGATAACCCTCGAGAATACGGCGAAAATTGGTGGTCACAGGCTTATCCACTTGATCCTCAGGTACGAAACTGCGTTTCTGCGGATACCCCACTGAAACCTTCACACCGTCAAGATCCGGAGGAAACCTTTTTTGTTTCAACACGCCGACCTCCTTCAACGCCCGTCTCAACTGGCAAGAGCTATCGAACTGGTCGTTCATCTCCTGCTCCCAAGAATCGACATAATCAGGGTCAATAGAGTGGTTACGCACCCGCATAATCGCCTGTTTCTCTGCATGGGAAAACGCCCGGTCAAGAACCTCAGACAGCGCCTCTATCCTCTCACCGATATCTGTCTGACCATCCAAGAGGAATTCCAAGGGATAGTCATCTTCAAACTCCTCAATGGAATCTAACAAGCTGTCGAGATCCAAGCGGTCGTCCTCTGTTGTCGGAAAAGGAAGCTCCTCAGGTCCAGAGTCCAGGAAGACTTCCTGCTCACCTTCATCAAACAAGTACAGTGAGAAAGCCAGATAGAAAGACGGTATCCAGCTGTTCGACCCCATGGAAGTCATAACAGGTCCTCCTCTCGACTCCTCCAGCTGGCGCTCCATTTCCCAGTCATCCCAGTAAGGAAGACCCTCTAAGACAGTTCGGATGTCGAAGTAAGTTTCAGTCAGGGATTTGACCGTGGAGAACTCTTCTTCAGCGTGATCCTGAAACAGATCTTTGAGAAAGTCCTCCGAGAGTACATCTTTCACGTAGAGATTGTATGCCCACGAATATGCGGCGAACTTCTGGATCTGGATCCGTTTCCTAACAGCGTCAGCCACCTCCTGTTTCTCCTCCAAGAACTCCTCACTGTACTGATTTTCAGGCCTTCCCAGAGGCAGGTACCGAGCTTGCTCAAACGCCCTTACCTCCTTCAGGTTCTCATGAAGCCGGAGAACAGACTCTCTGCACTCATACTCAACGGCATACCTCCACACCTCACGATAATACCCGAGGAATGTGTCGATAAGATTACTGCTCTTAGCCAGCCTGTCGACGCTGTCAACCTTTTCGAAATTCTGTGCAATCCCCCGTTGATTAACGTTCAACCTTTCGAAAAAGTCCTCTAAGGCCTCGTCGAAACCAGGATTAGGAAATGAGCGGATGTAACAATTGACAAGTGCGTTAAGTAGCTGGTCGAAGGCCTCCAAGTCGTTCGACTGTCTGGCATATCTAACGTTCACAGATATCGAATTGAAAATGCTCGATCTCAAATCCTCGTCAGCACCGTTCTCAAGCACGTCGTTGTAAAGCTGTAGGTATCGACGTCTGCAGAAGGCGTAGATAGACCTGAACCGGGTTGGGGAGTCTACTTCTCTGTTGATCAGTTCACCGATTAGTTCCGCGATGTGAGAGAGGTTATCTGAAAGCTCCTGACCTTTTCCTTCCCGGATAGCGGCCTCCGCATCTGTGAAGAAGTGCTCCAAGTAGTCTTCGTAGTTGGGCATCAGTTCTCCCTCCGTGTCCGTATCCCTCGACGTAGTTGTCGTTCGATCTCCTCCAAGGCTTCCTCAGAGACGTCTCCATCCAAGGAAAGAACTGTGGTGTCTTCAGCCAGCGAGGTACCGACGGAAGGGCTCCGGCCTATACTGACGCCGGGTTCCTCTTCGACGGTTTGAGAGATCCGTCTCATATTCTTTAGGTTGATATCCGTGACATTGCCGGTCTTGTCTATGTCTCTTGATAGAATAGAGGTTCTTTCCAGTCCAAAATCCATAACTCCCGCTGAGATATGTTCAAATCCGGGTACAGACTCTGAGAGAACTCTGTTCGGATTAGAAAATTCATTCACCATTTCTTTCTCCAAATCTTCCTTTGCGTATACTTTTACTTCTTCGTCAAAATCGGTGTAAAACAGTAGATCAAGTGCATCCAAGAACCGGGTGGCAACAGCATATATTGAGGAAGCAAACAGTACAGCGGTGACGTATACCGGTAGATAGCCTGCGTTCTCTGCGGAGGAGTGTACGAAAGCTATGAGGCCTATAAACAGGTTTGAAGTGAATACGAAAGTTACTGTCCAAATAGATCCTATATCTTCGATAAACAGCCTCGTCAATTCATCGTTTAACGGGTTACTGTATATTTCTTCCCAGGCAAAGGTCAAAGCAACGAAACTGAAGCCGATGATGACTGCATGGACCTGCCAAGTCGTGGACAGCACCCCTCCTTGGACGGTGAAAGGAGGATCTCCGAAGATAACTGACTGTATCAGGTAGATTGAGGCACCTACAACGACGGCCAGAAGAGATCTGAAAACTCCTTTGAGGATTTCTACTCGTTTCTTCTCCCGGGATTTGAGCAGCCTAAGCAAGGGGAGTAGGCCCGTGTATCTGTATTTTTGATACAGGGATCTCAGTCTCAGAGACCAAGGTGATATGAAGATACCTCGCCACCATATCGTTCCTAAGAGGAGTGCCAGGGTAGCGACACTCACCAAGGAGATGATCCACCAGTTGACGTTGAGAAACTGGTTAAGGAATACGAGTGAAGCGGATAGAACCGCGATAAAGGCCCCGAAGCGCGTCACTGAGGAAACCAGTGACCGAAAGCTCTTGTTGTATATCTGTCTCCGGGATGGCATTCTTCTTAGAGGGATAATTCAAGGCATCGGTTAAAGAATGACTGTTCTGTTCTCTGATGCCGTCATCAACCGCTGAAATCGTCAAAACCTGCTTGGACGGTGTTGTCTTCATCTTCTTCGTCTTCTCCCGGGGCTTCCATGTCGTCTCTGTGGTCTGGGACGTGCAGATTCCCGGCCTCTGAGCTCTACTCGTTGCGGTAGACATCCGCGTCTCCGAGGGCCTTGAAGAACTCGTGGGCGTCGAGGTCGTACTTGTTTTCGAGGTGTTCGACGTCGCTTGTCGCTGCCCAGCTCACCGTCCTCAGGTCCGTGTAGTCGTCGATCAGGTGTTCGGCCAAGGACTTGTCGACGCCGTCCACGCGAGACAGTTCTACGATGAAGTGGTCTTCGGCCAGCTCGTCGGACTACCTTGTTAAGCAGACTGCAAATACTGAGGCCCGCTCTGCTGAACTCAATCTCTATATTCAGCACCTCGGAGCGATCAGATACAAATGGTTTCTACTGAACCAGAGAAAGTTGACCTTTAAAAGGAGCAACTCAAACTTGAAGACGTTCTCTATTTTCGAAGGGGGGATTTCTCCAAATTTCACTACTATATCTACCGATTCAGAATCTGGATGAATTTAGAGGAATGTAGGCAGAATTGGTATCTTTTCTAAAAGTATTCCAGTGGTAATAGTCGACACCGAACGCTCTCGAAAGCTGTGATGGTGGAAAAATCATACATTTAATCGATACTCACACAAACGGAGAGTTAAACAAACAGATCATACAGGCACTGACGGCGCGCACGAACTCAATATCGTTCTATTCGGATTACTTTAATAGAAAATATACCGGCCTCTTCTCACGATTACCATTATTTGGCGCATCGATCACCAATCCACCAATTCGACCAATCCCAATTAATTGGACCGTATTTATTGAAGGCAATAATCGGGTCAGGTGATGGCAGACACAGGCTTGGAACCGCTCGCGATATTGATGGAGGCGACGCAGTGACCGATCGCACTAACAGAACGCCGAAGGTCAAGGACGAGCGTGATACTGAGGAGCTGCTACGGGAATTCCTCGAAAGCTCGGAATCAGATCTAGAGTCGATTCAACCTGAACGAGCATTAGAGCTCTATTTGGAGGACAAGGCCCGCGAATGCCAGCAGGCGACCATCAGATCTCACCGGTCTCGTCTGGGATTCTTCGTCGACTGGTGTGACGAGCAGAACACCGAGAATCTAAACGACCTTTCTGCTCGCGATATCCACGAGTTCCGTGTCTGGCGTCGCGAAGACCTCAACGTCACCAGTGAAAAGACGCAGATGGATACGCTCCGCGTTTTCATCGAGTGGTGCGAGACCATCGACGCTGTGCAGCAGGGGCTGTTCAAGAAGATCAAGTCGCCAGTCATCCCCGACGGCGGGAACGTCCGCGAGACCACTCTCACGACGGATCGGGCAAACGAGATTCTCGACTATCTAGAGAGATACGAGTACGCCACTGTCGAGCACGTGACCTTGCTCATTTTAGTCGAGACGGGTATGCGTATGGGAGGCGCTCACGGGCTTGACGTTGACGACTACCGGCGCGATGACGAGCACCCACACCTCCAACTCCAC
This DNA window, taken from Halobellus sp. LT62, encodes the following:
- a CDS encoding tyrosine-type recombinase/integrase, whose amino-acid sequence is MTDRTNRTPKVKDERDTEELLREFLESSESDLESIQPERALELYLEDKARECQQATIRSHRSRLGFFVDWCDEQNTENLNDLSARDIHEFRVWRREDLNVTSEKTQMDTLRVFIEWCETIDAVQQGLFKKIKSPVIPDGGNVRETTLTTDRANEILDYLERYEYATVEHVTLLILVETGMRMGGAHGLDVDDYRRDDEHPHLQLHHRPDTDTSLKNGPKGERPVSISSDACDIIDDYLENRRPDVIDDHSREPLLASSQGRITKSTIRKYVYKWSRPCVVGLECPHDQDPDECDAANEIDQASKCPSSVTPHPIRRGYITRLLKAGVSMEVISDRCNVSPVVIDEHYDVRSEDEKMQQRQEVLREALDETGD